TCAGTTCTGCACTTTTGGCAACTCACGTGCTTCTTTAGTGGTATCGTTGCTTTGCGTCAGCACAAGCTACTTTAAGAGTCTCTTTGATGAGGCTTTTTCCGGAGTCGGCTCCGGTGTCTCACTGAGAGAGATAACTATCGTATCTCGTGTGGCCTCAAAGCCATACTTAATCTAGTTAGGAGACAAGAAATGATTAATCGTTTTCGGTCTGCCCTCTTATCCCTTCACAACGATCAGTCTGGTCAAGATCTGATCGAATACGCTCTCGTAACCGCACTCATCGCTTTTGGCGCTGTGGCAGGTATGGGAACAGTCGCCAGCGCGATCAACAATGCTTTCAGCACTATCAGCAGCAAACTCAGCTCTGCACTCTAAGTTCTGAGAAACAACGCGGCCGAAAT
The Edaphobacter bradus genome window above contains:
- a CDS encoding Flp family type IVb pilin — encoded protein: MINRFRSALLSLHNDQSGQDLIEYALVTALIAFGAVAGMGTVASAINNAFSTISSKLSSAL